Below is a genomic region from Neurospora crassa OR74A linkage group VII, whole genome shotgun sequence.
AGCTTATGGACGTTAACCGGCAACGTTCAGGGGGGGTGTTTGGCGAAAGCTTGATATGCGCGGTACAGCTTGCTCTGTTGGAGGTGAGTAATATGAGCCGCTGGACCAGCGCCAGGTTTTcagattgttgttgttgttgacttttACCCTAGGCTTTAGGCAAAAACATGCAAAGCTGCCACTCGTACCTCTCTTCGGCAGTCCAAATCCTCCTTGACGACCTGCGCCAGGCCTCCTTAACGCCTGATAGCGGGATCAACAAATCATCTATAGCTCAAccccagcaacagcaactcCCGCTCGGTCTCCCATTAGGCACCAGTAGCCCAGTGCCACCTGGTCCGTCTCCCATGGAACAAACagctctctctttctttcgtGCCATTCTGATCTGGAATGACATCctctcgtcctcttccctcAAGAAAATTCCTTCTGCGGCCGCCTCCTACCGGGACCTCCTCACCTCTTCACCCTCTTTCTGTGTTTCTTTCCAGTCCACCACGGGCTGTGAACCATGGATCCTCGTAGCGATAATGGACGCCACTGCCCTCGAAGTTTGGAAGAGAGACCAGGAGAATCAAGGTAATCTAAGTATAAGAGAGCTGGTCAACCGTGCCTCCAAACTGGAGAATATAGTCGAGGAAGGAATAAAGCGCTTGGGAGGTGGCAGTAGCAACAACGGTCTCCAAAGCTTGGTCTTCTCTTACGCCTTGCTTACACACTTGCACTCCATCGTGTCAGGGCCACTGGCCAGTGTGCCAGAGATAAGCGAGAGTATTGAGCGTTCCCTTGCGGTCTGGAAGCGGATCCCCGAGTCTATAAGCCCCAGGAGCTTGGCTTGGCCATATTGCGTGTGCGCGAGTCTGGCAACAAGGGAGCAAAGGGAGGTATTCAGAGAACTTCTGATCCCTGACCGCTTGTCAAGTGTTGACTCGACGCTGGGAAGTTTGAGAGAGTTGAAAGCTGTTGTTGAAGAATGCTGGAGGCTGGTTGATGGGGTCAGAACGGGGTCAGGTTTCATGTCCGTGGAGAGTAATGGCGGTGGAAGAGATCGGTTGCTTTCTACCTCGTCGGTGAAGGTCGATTGGAGGGAAGTTATGCAGCGATCGAATTTGGGGCTGTTGTTTACTTGAGTTTTTGTAAGAGTGGTCCCAGAGACTATTAGGTCAGTTGTCTGGGGCCTTTGTGGAAAGAAATAACACATCCCAGTGAGCATCCGGACATGAAAGCATTGTTAAAAAATGCAACAAAGTGCGAAACAATCTCTCCGGATGCACTAGGCACTGGATATTCGGACCCCTGAGGTGAACTTGATCCTTTATGCTCAAGGACCAGAGATTTCTTAGAGTCCCCATATTGACAGGATTACTGGCGGCGAGTCGCTGACCGCTGCAGCTGGTTGGCGAGCAAACCCGTGAGTGAACTTTGGTAGTAAGGAAACCAACAGAAGTCGGACAATTTGCTCCGGTTCTGCGTCTCCTGCTCTATGGCCCTAGGTGAcgagaatattataatcaCACCGAAAACATCAGCTCCTACTTTCGCTCACCGACCACACTTTCCAGATTATTCATTATGCGCGTGCAGAGACTCAGGATGCCATATTTTGAATGCCTTGGTGCGCTGTTTCACTCCCAGTAAATCTTGAAAGAGGGTAGCGCTTGGCATATTGGAAGGGTAGTGCCGTTCTTGACTCGTAAAAGAGCCTTTACGGCGGGTAAAATGGACAAGGCGCTACTGACACCCTCAAAGGAACAGGAAAATTGGACGATAACACCCTCCGGCTTGACGGGGTGATGAAACCAACCTGACCCCAGATTCCTTCCTGTAAGAGTCTCATAATTCGAGTGCATTTCATGCGTAGTTGCTTCTCAAAGCGAGGCGCTGGCCTACTGAGCCTTGATCGCAAGAATTCATAGAAGCGCGGCGCTTGAGCTGCGCCAATGGGGAGGATAGGGGGCAAGCGAGGAGATGTAACAAATGCACGAAACGGAAGTCGTGACCCTGTTCTCAAGGAATTCTCTACCAGGATACACGTTGAATCGTCAACAGAGGGGTATGGAAGGCATCAGATATGTGATGCCGCAGGTGAGTGTGTAGTGAAAATAACGCCCGCGAACATGAACTGCGTTAAACGCCGGTGTGAGTGCCCGAACTTTCCGGCGCGGTTCAATTGCCTGCTCACAACATGCGCCCTAATGTTTGACGAACATGGCTTTGATAATTCATCGTACAAGCGGATCTGGCGGCGATGCGTTTGTGTGGCGCTTGTAGTTGGGTTCGGCTCGCTGAATGGACAACGTGCTGCCCAATCGCTATCTGGCGAGGAGTAGAGGTATCTTGGAGTAGAATGAGGTGACTCAGAGGCGCCACGATCGTAGTCGGCAAAGATGGAAGTAGGCTTTTTGGGTATAAGTGATCAGGAAATCTTCCTGCTCTTCCAGTCGTCAGTTATCACTCAGTCACACGTCTCATCACCAGACCAAGGGCAGACACCTACAACTTACTACGCCATCCGAAATCTCCCCACAAAATCTCGAGTCGATACGCAACCGTCACCATGAAGTACTCGAGTTCCATCCTGATCGCAGCTTTCTGCGTTAGCGTCCTTGCCGCTCCTGCTGCTAAGGTCAGTCTTTCACAGTAAGGGCGCCGTGATTTGATGTCCCATGTTGCTAATTAGAGAGGGCGAATAGCGTTCATCCGTTGAGGATTACGTGATCGAGGTGGACAAGCGTTCGTCGGTTGAAGACTATGTCATCCCCATCGACAAGCGTGGTGCCGTCGAAGACTACGTGATCCCGATTGACAAGCGTCACAACTCCGTCGAGGACTACGTGATTGCGGTTGACAGGCGTGGTTCCGTTGAGGACTATGTCATCCCCATCGACAAGAGGTCTTCGGTTGAGGATTACGTGATTTCCGTCGACAACAAGCGCAGCTCGGTTGAAGATTACGCAATCGGGGTCGATAAGCGTGGTGCTGTCGAAGACTATGTGATCGAGGTTGACAAGCGCCACAACTCCGTCGAGGACTACGCCATCGGGGTCGATAAGCGTGGTGCTGTTGAGGACTATGTCATCCCCATCGACAAGCGTGGTGCCGTCGAAGACTACGTGATCCCGATCGACAAGCGTCACAACTCCGTCGAGGACTACGCGATCGGGGTCGACAAGCGTGGTGCCGTCGAGGACTATGTGATCGAGGTCGACAAGCGTCacggtggtgttgaggacTACGCCATCGGGGTCGATAAGCGTGGTTCTGTCGAGGACTACGTGATCCCGATCGACAAGCGCCACAACTCCGTCGAGGACTATGTGATCGAGGTCGACAAGGCCTAAATGACCGCCTGGGACAGGTCAGCACAATGAGATATGGCGCGGGATCAGGCTGGGGACGGGGGACCAACATGGAATACTTGAAGGACTGGGACTTGAATTCTCTCTGGTGGTTTGGGAAATGGTGGAAAGGGCAATGGCGGCAACGTGTTACGACTTGTGATGACGACTTTTGGCCTAGGAATGTTCTGGACTTATGATGTAACGTTTTGACGTACTTTCACTCTTTTAGCTAGGAAAGTGAGCACAGTGATGTTGTATCCTTTCGTTCGTCTGATTGATGTGCTTGCTTTTGTGCCTTTGAGATGCTGACTTGGCGACATTTCCATGTGGATGGCCTCCTTTGAGACCAGGACGGAAAAAAGAGGGCTCACATCAATGTTTACGGATGACGAAGACCAAAGTAGTACCTTGCATTGGAAAAAAGGGACAGCAATAAGCATTGCTTGGAGGTTTCTGTTACCTGTGAGATTCCAACTCGAGGAATCCATTGCCGACACGGGAATCAATGGCTACAGTGGTTCAATTGAATGTGCAACTGAAAGGAGACGAAACGAAAGGGACAAGAAGTCAGGTCGAGAGttgccttccacttgacaAGACGAAAACTGGACCGGCAACAGCGCACCTACCTAGGCAAGCATGGGCAG
It encodes:
- a CDS encoding PRO1A C6 Zink-finger protein, which codes for MPSGQRSKSGCWTCRLRRKKCLEGGPPCSNCESRGIFCHGYGPKPNWKDRGDREREEANRLQLQTRRRRRSTATQSHASNPSVSESSTSSRGTIDIGSPPIPAAESPSLSPFLSSDFSFALSPSSGHERNTGIEFEFLDALTIAPDSLTASYNDDIWASHGQTDAALVEISPLDPTTALQRLPEVSEHSKQPSEVPTPLSLSCLGSDNGTGSGMHGPPTSENDIELVMHFIGETCPLQHGSYRSSSATQRSWALFLLMRSPTFYHASLSMSAYHMSLTLAGHSDARATAVNDYQSHRMQALDSFCELMDVNRQRSGGVFGESLICAVQLALLEALGKNMQSCHSYLSSAVQILLDDLRQASLTPDSGINKSSIAQPQQQQLPLGLPLGTSSPVPPGPSPMEQTALSFFRAILIWNDILSSSSLKKIPSAAASYRDLLTSSPSFCVSFQSTTGCEPWILVAIMDATALEVWKRDQENQGNLSIRELVNRASKLENIVEEGIKRLGGGSSNNGLQSLVFSYALLTHLHSIVSGPLASVPEISESIERSLAVWKRIPESISPRSLAWPYCVCASLATREQREVFRELLIPDRLSSVDSTLGSLRELKAVVEECWRLVDGVRTGSGFMSVESNGGGRDRLLSTSSVKVDWREVMQRSNLGLLFT
- the poi-2 gene encoding mating response protein POI2, whose translation is MKYSSSILIAAFCVSVLAAPAAKRSSVEDYVIEVDKRSSVEDYVIPIDKRGAVEDYVIPIDKRHNSVEDYVIAVDRRGSVEDYVIPIDKRSSVEDYVISVDNKRSSVEDYAIGVDKRGAVEDYVIEVDKRHNSVEDYAIGVDKRGAVEDYVIPIDKRGAVEDYVIPIDKRHNSVEDYAIGVDKRGAVEDYVIEVDKRHGGVEDYAIGVDKRGSVEDYVIPIDKRHNSVEDYVIEVDKA